Proteins from a genomic interval of Bradyrhizobium sp. CCBAU 53340:
- a CDS encoding TAXI family TRAP transporter solute-binding subunit, with translation MKLSLKRLFGRSMTGASDLAEAPSPPSPRSAARKTALVSLALVLAIIGALAGGYYFAMRPVVLKIAVGPANSDDVKVVQTLTQAFAQSKGSVRLRPIQTDGAIASANELAEGKADLAIIRGDLDVPKNAQAVATLRKNVVVLWSAPGKGKKKSAKITKIAQLAGHRVGVVGKTQANVNLLKVILQQYGVDPAKVEIVQFPASEATEAIKSQKADVYLAAGPVNSKITADAIAASAKDGGTPTFLAIDWADAIAQSHPVYESSEIPAGTYGGSPDRPEDEVKTISFSHHIVARKGLSETTVAAFTRQLFAVRQQLLTDFPQAAKIETPDTDKDAVIPVHPGAAAFVDGEEKTFLDKYSDYIWWSLMALSAMGSLGAWFAGYLKKDERNSNNHQRERLLDMLVAARKSETTDELDQMQTEADEILRDTLRCYDHGAIEEGALTAFNIALDQFHAAVADRKVVLSSLPQNLQRAGVQFRAAGNA, from the coding sequence ATGAAACTGAGCCTGAAGCGCCTGTTTGGGAGATCGATGACCGGGGCATCCGACCTGGCCGAAGCGCCCTCTCCGCCTTCGCCGCGATCTGCGGCGCGGAAGACGGCACTCGTGTCTCTGGCGCTGGTGCTCGCCATCATCGGCGCGCTGGCGGGCGGCTATTATTTCGCGATGCGGCCGGTGGTGCTGAAGATCGCGGTCGGTCCCGCCAACAGCGACGACGTCAAGGTGGTGCAGACGCTGACGCAGGCCTTTGCGCAGAGCAAAGGCTCCGTGCGGCTGCGCCCGATCCAGACCGACGGCGCCATCGCCAGCGCCAATGAGCTCGCCGAGGGCAAGGCCGATCTCGCCATTATCCGCGGCGATCTCGACGTGCCCAAGAACGCACAAGCCGTCGCGACGCTGCGCAAGAACGTCGTGGTGCTGTGGTCGGCGCCCGGCAAGGGCAAGAAGAAGAGCGCGAAGATCACCAAGATCGCGCAGCTCGCCGGCCATCGCGTCGGCGTGGTCGGCAAGACGCAGGCCAACGTCAATCTGCTCAAGGTGATCCTCCAGCAATACGGCGTCGATCCCGCCAAGGTCGAGATCGTGCAATTCCCGGCGAGCGAAGCCACCGAAGCAATCAAGTCGCAGAAGGCCGACGTCTATCTCGCGGCAGGCCCGGTCAACAGCAAGATCACGGCGGACGCGATCGCAGCTTCCGCGAAGGATGGCGGCACGCCGACCTTCCTCGCGATCGATTGGGCCGACGCGATCGCGCAGAGCCATCCGGTCTATGAATCCTCCGAGATTCCCGCCGGCACTTACGGCGGCTCGCCCGATCGACCCGAGGACGAGGTCAAGACCATCAGCTTCTCGCATCACATCGTGGCGCGCAAAGGCCTGTCCGAGACCACGGTTGCGGCCTTCACCCGGCAGCTTTTCGCCGTGCGCCAGCAATTGCTGACCGACTTTCCGCAGGCCGCGAAGATCGAAACGCCCGATACCGACAAGGATGCCGTGATCCCCGTGCATCCCGGTGCTGCCGCCTTCGTCGACGGCGAGGAAAAGACCTTCCTCGACAAGTACAGCGACTACATCTGGTGGAGCCTGATGGCGCTTTCGGCCATGGGCTCGCTCGGCGCCTGGTTCGCGGGCTATCTAAAGAAGGACGAGCGCAACAGCAACAATCATCAGCGGGAACGGCTGCTCGACATGCTGGTCGCAGCCCGCAAGAGCGAGACCACCGACGAGCTCGATCAGATGCAGACCGAAGCCGACGAGATCCTGCGCGACACCCTGCGCTGCTACGATCACGGCGCCATCGAGGAAGGCGCACTGACCGCGTTCAACATCGCGCTCGACCAGTTCCACGCCGCGGTCGCCGACCGCAAGGTGGTGCTGTCCAGCCTGCCACAGAACCTGCAGCGCGCCGGCGTGCAATTCCGGGCCGCCGGCAACGCATAG
- a CDS encoding alkaline phosphatase, whose product MKIKFSRRKFLTTSAGALGAIAMPHLSRAADRPVVTHGVQSGDVTVDGGVVWARTDRPAQMLVEVATTDTFKDARALPPIAALPESDFTAKMLVENLPGGQDIFYRVRFRDLSHTAIEGEPVVGRFRTAPADRRDVSFVWGGDVAGQGWGINPDDGGMFTFSAMHKHRPDFFLHSGDTIYADGVIPSEVKLADGKIWKNVTIPEKAKVAETLDEFRAAHKYNFTDDNVRAFNAEVPIFVQWDDHEVTNNWSLSKDLPAAYKVRDISLLAARAGRAFHEMYPMRESIVEPGRVYRKIAYGPHLDVFVLDERSYRGPNGANLETEYGPASYFLGPEQMAWLKRELLNSRATWKVIASDMPLSILVYDDAANKKGSEAFAQGDGPVRGREFEIADLLRFIKMAPIKNTVWLTADVHYAAAHYYNPDKAQFQEFEPFWEFVSGPLHAGTFGPGEMDNTFGPEVRFVKAPGPDKQNLPPSAGMQFFGHVKIDGASGQMTVTLRDRADVALWSTTLDPKLA is encoded by the coding sequence ATGAAGATCAAATTCTCCCGCCGCAAATTCCTCACCACCAGCGCCGGCGCACTCGGCGCGATCGCGATGCCGCATCTGTCGCGCGCGGCCGACCGGCCTGTGGTCACTCACGGCGTGCAGTCCGGCGACGTCACGGTCGACGGCGGCGTGGTCTGGGCGCGCACCGACCGGCCCGCGCAGATGCTGGTCGAGGTGGCGACGACTGATACCTTCAAGGACGCCCGCGCGCTGCCGCCGATCGCGGCGCTGCCGGAGAGCGACTTCACCGCGAAGATGCTGGTGGAGAATCTTCCCGGCGGACAGGACATCTTCTATCGCGTCCGCTTCCGCGACCTTTCCCACACCGCGATCGAAGGCGAGCCGGTGGTCGGCCGCTTCCGCACCGCGCCGGCCGATCGCCGCGACGTCAGCTTCGTCTGGGGCGGCGACGTCGCCGGCCAGGGCTGGGGTATCAATCCCGATGACGGCGGCATGTTCACCTTCTCGGCGATGCACAAGCACCGCCCGGACTTCTTCCTGCATTCCGGCGACACCATCTACGCCGACGGCGTGATCCCGTCCGAGGTCAAGCTTGCCGACGGCAAGATCTGGAAGAACGTCACCATCCCCGAGAAGGCCAAGGTCGCCGAGACGCTGGACGAGTTTCGCGCCGCGCACAAATACAATTTTACCGACGACAATGTCCGCGCCTTCAATGCCGAGGTGCCGATTTTCGTGCAGTGGGACGACCACGAGGTGACCAACAACTGGTCGCTGTCGAAAGATCTGCCTGCTGCCTACAAAGTGCGTGACATCTCGCTGCTCGCCGCACGAGCGGGCCGCGCCTTCCACGAGATGTATCCGATGCGCGAGAGCATCGTTGAGCCGGGCCGGGTCTACCGCAAGATCGCTTACGGCCCGCATCTCGACGTGTTCGTGCTCGACGAGCGCAGCTATCGCGGCCCGAACGGCGCCAACCTCGAAACGGAGTACGGCCCGGCCAGTTACTTCCTCGGGCCGGAGCAGATGGCCTGGCTGAAGCGTGAACTGCTCAATTCGCGCGCGACCTGGAAGGTGATCGCCTCCGACATGCCGCTCAGCATCCTCGTCTACGACGATGCCGCGAACAAGAAGGGGTCGGAAGCCTTCGCGCAGGGCGACGGCCCGGTGCGCGGCAGAGAGTTCGAGATCGCCGACCTTCTGCGCTTCATCAAGATGGCGCCGATCAAGAACACGGTGTGGCTGACCGCCGACGTGCATTACGCCGCCGCGCACTATTACAATCCGGACAAGGCGCAATTCCAGGAGTTCGAGCCGTTCTGGGAATTCGTGTCGGGTCCGCTGCATGCGGGAACGTTCGGGCCTGGCGAGATGGACAACACGTTTGGACCCGAGGTGCGTTTCGTCAAGGCGCCCGGCCCCGACAAGCAGAACCTTCCGCCGTCCGCCGGCATGCAGTTCTTCGGTCACGTCAAGATCGACGGCGCCTCCGGCCAGATGACGGTGACGCTGCGCGACCGTGCCGACGTCGCGTTGTGGTCGACAACGCTCGATCCGAAGCTCGCCTGA
- a CDS encoding 4a-hydroxytetrahydrobiopterin dehydratase produces the protein MAERLTAEARRQALGGIPGWTEIQGRDAIGKTFVFKDFNEAFGFMTRAALVAEKMDHHPEWRNVYKTVEVVLSTHDAGGITRLDIELATAMNAIAKLTPG, from the coding sequence ATGGCAGAACGGCTGACGGCCGAGGCACGCAGGCAGGCGCTGGGCGGTATCCCGGGCTGGACCGAGATCCAGGGGCGCGATGCCATCGGGAAGACCTTTGTCTTCAAGGATTTCAACGAGGCCTTCGGCTTCATGACCCGCGCGGCGCTGGTCGCCGAGAAGATGGATCACCACCCCGAATGGCGCAACGTCTACAAGACGGTGGAAGTGGTGCTGTCGACCCATGATGCCGGCGGCATCACCCGGCTCGACATCGAGCTCGCCACGGCGATGAACGCCATCGCGAAGCTGACGCCCGGCTGA
- a CDS encoding response regulator, with product MIPASPDNSADIPADVLIVEDDPIIAIDFEDRLLGFGVKSVRTVGSVAQALSAIASRVPDFALLDVELIREKSFAIAERLAALDIPFVFVTGYGAETGIPPEFGTRPRLQKPCSSDALEAALQARCS from the coding sequence ATGATACCTGCCTCCCCGGACAACTCGGCCGACATCCCTGCCGATGTTCTGATCGTCGAGGACGATCCGATTATCGCGATCGATTTCGAGGATCGGTTGCTCGGATTCGGCGTGAAGAGCGTGCGCACGGTGGGATCAGTCGCGCAGGCGCTGAGCGCGATTGCCTCGCGCGTGCCAGACTTCGCGCTGCTCGACGTCGAGCTCATCCGCGAGAAGAGCTTTGCGATCGCCGAGCGGCTGGCGGCGCTCGACATTCCCTTTGTTTTCGTCACCGGCTATGGCGCGGAGACCGGCATTCCGCCAGAGTTTGGCACACGGCCGCGGCTGCAAAAGCCGTGCAGCAGCGATGCGCTGGAGGCGGCGTTGCAGGCGCGCTGCAGCTAG
- a CDS encoding invasion associated locus B family protein, whose protein sequence is MWRALFLALMTGVAAWGLGDSARAQTAQPASKAAAKPAAKTAAKPESKQAAPAAAVAGGAEPTLIGQFGTWGAYAATPNGKKVCFALAKPSSSKTNPPNRPRDPAYAFVSTRPAEKVNNEVSVMIGYALKPGSESTVEVGGASFAMYTQGDGLWIKNAAEEERMVEAMRKSADLVVKGTSAKGTETTDTFSLKGLAQALDKIAQDCRH, encoded by the coding sequence ATGTGGCGGGCGCTCTTTTTGGCTTTGATGACTGGCGTGGCGGCGTGGGGATTGGGTGATTCCGCACGCGCCCAGACGGCGCAACCGGCGTCGAAGGCGGCGGCCAAGCCAGCGGCCAAGACGGCAGCCAAGCCCGAGAGCAAGCAGGCCGCTCCCGCTGCGGCGGTTGCGGGTGGCGCCGAGCCGACGCTGATCGGCCAGTTCGGCACCTGGGGTGCCTATGCGGCGACACCCAACGGCAAGAAGGTCTGCTTTGCGCTGGCGAAGCCCTCGTCGTCGAAGACCAATCCGCCGAACCGGCCGCGCGATCCGGCCTATGCCTTCGTCTCGACCCGGCCGGCCGAGAAGGTGAACAACGAAGTCTCCGTCATGATCGGCTACGCGCTGAAGCCGGGCTCGGAATCGACCGTCGAGGTCGGCGGCGCCTCCTTTGCGATGTATACGCAGGGTGACGGCCTCTGGATCAAGAATGCGGCCGAGGAGGAGCGGATGGTGGAAGCCATGCGCAAATCCGCAGATCTCGTGGTCAAGGGCACCTCGGCCAAGGGCACGGAAACCACCGACACGTTTTCGCTGAAGGGCCTCGCCCAGGCGCTCGACAAGATCGCTCAGGATTGCCGGCATTAA
- a CDS encoding YkvA family protein: MAAEHSVGFEPADRLAEDRESLRRRFWRKLKRVAAHLPFTEDLLAAYYCAFDRQTPRHVQASLLGAIAYFILPFDFIPDVMPVLGFTDDAAILATAIRMVASHITTEHREAARAALKRGVGEAEEKAEAA; encoded by the coding sequence ATGGCTGCCGAACACAGCGTTGGCTTCGAGCCAGCCGATCGGCTCGCGGAAGATCGCGAAAGCTTGCGCCGCCGCTTCTGGCGCAAGCTCAAGCGCGTCGCTGCGCATCTGCCATTCACTGAGGATTTGCTCGCTGCCTATTACTGCGCGTTCGACCGGCAGACGCCGCGCCATGTCCAGGCGTCGCTATTGGGCGCGATCGCCTATTTCATCCTGCCGTTCGATTTCATTCCGGACGTGATGCCGGTGCTCGGCTTCACCGATGACGCCGCCATTCTCGCCACCGCCATCCGCATGGTCGCCAGCCACATCACGACGGAGCATCGCGAAGCGGCGCGTGCCGCGCTGAAGCGCGGGGTGGGCGAGGCGGAGGAGAAAGCGGAAGCGGCGTAG
- the rlmN gene encoding 23S rRNA (adenine(2503)-C(2))-methyltransferase RlmN: protein MQPTIEPRDAILVEKTPLETYVPPAKPSLIGLSRTELADRLGEIGVAPAQRKMRVQQLWHWLYFRGAQSFDDMTSISKGIRADLAQHFTVDRPEVVAEQISNDGTRKWLLRLPSGDNVQKAHEVECVYIPETDRGTLCVSSQVGCTLNCSFCHTGTQRLVRNLTAGEIVGQIMVARDRLNDWADREDGTRRVTNIVMMGMGEPLYNFDAVRDALLIVGDNEGIGISRRRITLSTSGVVPNIVRAGEEIGVMLAISLHAVRDELRNELVPLNRKYPIKELLQACRDYPGASNARRITFEYVMLKGVNDSLDDAKLLVKLLKGIHAKINLIPFNPWPGTAYECSDWDQIEKFSEYIFNAGYSSPVRTPRGRDILAACGQLKSETEKLSARERQALRAMAMTD from the coding sequence ATGCAACCGACGATCGAGCCGCGCGACGCAATCCTGGTGGAGAAGACTCCGCTCGAAACCTACGTGCCGCCGGCAAAGCCGTCGCTGATCGGTCTGTCGCGCACCGAGCTCGCCGATCGGCTCGGTGAGATCGGCGTTGCGCCGGCACAGCGCAAGATGCGCGTGCAGCAGCTCTGGCACTGGCTCTATTTCCGCGGCGCCCAGAGTTTTGACGACATGACCTCGATCTCGAAGGGCATTCGCGCCGATCTCGCGCAGCACTTCACGGTGGATCGTCCCGAAGTCGTGGCCGAGCAGATCTCCAATGACGGCACCCGCAAATGGCTGCTGCGGCTGCCGAGCGGCGACAATGTTCAGAAGGCGCATGAAGTCGAGTGCGTCTACATCCCCGAGACCGATCGCGGCACGCTCTGCGTCTCCTCGCAGGTCGGCTGCACGCTGAACTGCTCGTTCTGTCATACCGGCACGCAACGTCTGGTGCGCAACCTTACCGCCGGCGAGATCGTCGGTCAGATCATGGTCGCGCGCGATCGCCTGAACGATTGGGCCGATCGCGAGGACGGCACGCGCCGCGTCACCAACATCGTGATGATGGGCATGGGCGAGCCGCTCTACAATTTCGACGCGGTCCGCGATGCGCTCTTGATCGTCGGCGACAACGAGGGTATCGGCATCTCCCGCCGCCGCATCACGCTGTCGACCTCGGGCGTGGTGCCGAACATCGTGCGCGCCGGCGAGGAGATCGGCGTCATGCTCGCGATCTCGCTGCATGCGGTGCGCGACGAGCTGCGCAACGAGCTGGTGCCGCTCAACCGCAAATATCCGATCAAGGAATTGCTTCAGGCCTGCCGCGACTATCCCGGTGCTTCGAATGCCCGCCGCATCACCTTCGAATATGTGATGCTTAAGGGCGTCAACGATTCGCTCGACGATGCGAAACTGCTGGTGAAGCTGCTCAAGGGCATTCACGCCAAGATCAATCTGATCCCGTTCAATCCCTGGCCCGGCACGGCCTATGAATGCTCGGACTGGGACCAGATCGAAAAGTTCTCCGAATACATTTTCAACGCCGGCTATTCCTCGCCGGTGCGCACCCCGCGCGGCCGCGACATCCTCGCTGCCTGCGGCCAGCTCAAGTCGGAGACGGAGAAGCTGAGCGCGCGCGAACGCCAGGCGCTGCGCGCCATGGCGATGACGGATTGA
- a CDS encoding NADPH:quinone oxidoreductase family protein — protein MKAILCSQYCQPDDLVLADVPDPVAGPGEAVIAIKAAALNFFDILMIQGKYQIKPPFPFSPAAEVAGVIESIGPGVTDLKIGDRVVASCGHNGAREKIALPAAGIVKIPDNLDYDRAAGIIIIYGTALHALEDRASPKPGETLAVLGAAGGTGLAACELGKLMGLKVIACASSDEKLAFAKAHGAELTLNYAKEDLKEGLRKLTDGKGVDIIFDPVGGAYAEQALRSIAWEGRFLVIGFAAGDIPKMPLNLALLKGCDIRGVFWGAWTRLNPAKNRANLEKLVKWTAEGKISSHVDRTFPLAQTADALKVLAGRQAMGKVILHP, from the coding sequence ATGAAAGCCATTCTCTGTTCGCAATATTGCCAGCCCGACGATCTCGTGCTCGCCGATGTGCCGGATCCGGTCGCTGGTCCCGGCGAAGCGGTGATCGCGATCAAGGCGGCGGCGCTGAATTTTTTCGACATCCTGATGATTCAGGGCAAGTACCAGATCAAGCCGCCGTTCCCGTTCTCGCCGGCCGCGGAAGTTGCCGGCGTGATCGAGAGTATCGGTCCCGGCGTGACCGATCTGAAGATCGGCGATCGCGTCGTCGCCTCCTGCGGCCACAATGGTGCGCGCGAGAAGATCGCGCTGCCGGCGGCAGGAATCGTGAAGATCCCCGACAATCTCGACTACGATCGCGCGGCCGGCATCATCATCATCTACGGCACGGCGCTGCATGCGCTGGAGGATCGCGCCAGCCCGAAGCCGGGTGAGACGCTCGCTGTGCTCGGCGCTGCCGGCGGCACGGGTCTCGCAGCCTGCGAGCTCGGCAAGCTGATGGGCCTGAAGGTGATCGCCTGCGCCTCGTCGGACGAGAAGCTCGCCTTTGCCAAGGCGCATGGCGCCGAGCTGACGCTGAACTACGCCAAGGAAGATCTGAAGGAAGGCCTGCGCAAGCTCACCGACGGCAAGGGCGTCGACATCATCTTCGATCCAGTGGGCGGTGCGTATGCCGAACAGGCGCTGCGCTCGATCGCCTGGGAAGGCCGCTTCCTCGTGATCGGCTTTGCCGCCGGCGACATTCCGAAGATGCCGCTGAACCTTGCACTGTTGAAGGGCTGCGATATCCGCGGCGTGTTCTGGGGTGCCTGGACCCGGCTCAACCCCGCCAAGAACCGCGCCAATCTCGAGAAGCTCGTGAAGTGGACTGCGGAAGGCAAGATCTCATCGCATGTCGACCGCACCTTCCCGCTCGCACAGACCGCGGATGCGCTGAAGGTGCTGGCGGGACGCCAGGCCATGGGCAAGGTGATCCTGCATCCGTGA
- the typA gene encoding translational GTPase TypA: MNLRNVAIIAHVDHGKTTLVDKLLQQSGTFRENQKVTDRAMDSNDLERERGITILAKAASVQWKDTRINIVDTPGHADFGGEVERILNMVDGALVLVDAAEGPLPQTKFVVSKALKVGLKPIVVINKVDRPDARPTEVINEVFDLFAALDASEEQLDFPILYGSAKQGWMAESPEGPQDKGMKPLFDLVLRHVAPPKVEEGPFRMIGTILEANPYLGRIITGRISSGVLKPNQQVKVLHADGKLVETGRITKILAFRGLERTPLDEAEAGDIVAIAGLTKGTVADTFCDPTVEVPLPAQPIDPPTVSMSFIVNNSPLAGTEGDKVTSRMIRDRLLREAEGNVALRVVESADKDAMEVSGRGELQLAILIETMRREGFELSVSRPRVVFQKDEATGATMEPIEEVVIDVDEEHSGVVVQKMSERKSELIEMKPSGGNRQRLVFYAPTRGLIGYQGELLTDTRGTAIMNRLFHGYAPYKGEIQGRRNGVLISNDQGEAVAYAMFKLEDRGPMMIEPGWKVYKGMIVGEHTRDNDLEINVLKGKQLTNIRTTSKDEAVRLTPPIRMTLEKALAYIEDDELVEVTPKSIRLRKKHLDPNERKRAEKAKEAVA, encoded by the coding sequence ATGAATCTCCGCAACGTCGCCATCATCGCCCACGTCGACCACGGCAAGACGACCCTCGTCGACAAGCTCCTCCAGCAGTCCGGCACGTTCCGCGAGAACCAGAAGGTGACTGATCGCGCCATGGACTCCAACGATCTGGAGCGCGAGCGCGGCATCACCATTCTGGCCAAGGCGGCCTCGGTGCAGTGGAAGGACACCCGCATCAACATCGTCGACACGCCCGGCCACGCCGATTTCGGCGGTGAGGTCGAGCGCATCCTGAACATGGTGGACGGCGCCCTGGTGCTGGTCGACGCCGCCGAAGGCCCGCTGCCGCAGACCAAGTTCGTGGTCTCCAAGGCGCTCAAGGTCGGCCTCAAGCCGATCGTCGTCATCAACAAGGTCGACCGCCCCGACGCGCGCCCGACCGAAGTCATAAACGAGGTGTTCGACCTGTTCGCGGCGCTCGACGCCAGCGAGGAGCAGCTCGACTTCCCGATTCTTTATGGATCAGCCAAGCAGGGCTGGATGGCCGAGAGCCCCGAGGGTCCGCAGGACAAGGGCATGAAGCCGTTGTTCGATCTGGTGCTGCGCCACGTCGCGCCGCCGAAGGTCGAGGAAGGTCCGTTCCGCATGATCGGCACCATCCTCGAAGCCAACCCCTATCTCGGCCGCATCATCACCGGCCGCATCTCGTCCGGCGTGCTCAAGCCGAACCAGCAGGTCAAGGTGCTGCATGCCGACGGCAAGCTGGTCGAGACCGGGCGCATCACCAAGATCCTGGCGTTCCGCGGTCTCGAGCGTACGCCGCTCGATGAAGCCGAAGCCGGCGACATCGTCGCGATTGCGGGCCTCACCAAGGGCACCGTCGCCGACACCTTCTGCGATCCGACCGTCGAGGTGCCGCTGCCGGCCCAGCCGATCGATCCGCCGACCGTGTCGATGTCGTTCATCGTCAACAACTCCCCGCTCGCAGGCACCGAGGGCGACAAGGTGACGAGCCGCATGATCCGCGACCGTCTCTTGCGCGAAGCCGAGGGTAACGTTGCGCTGCGCGTCGTCGAATCCGCCGACAAGGATGCGATGGAAGTCTCCGGCCGCGGCGAATTGCAGCTCGCGATCCTGATCGAGACCATGCGCCGCGAGGGCTTCGAGCTCTCGGTGTCGCGTCCGCGCGTCGTGTTCCAGAAGGACGAAGCCACCGGCGCCACCATGGAGCCGATCGAGGAAGTCGTCATCGACGTCGACGAGGAACATTCCGGCGTCGTCGTGCAGAAGATGAGCGAGCGCAAGTCCGAGCTGATCGAGATGAAGCCCTCGGGCGGCAACCGTCAGCGCCTGGTGTTCTACGCCCCGACCCGCGGCCTGATCGGCTATCAGGGCGAGCTGCTCACCGACACCCGCGGCACCGCGATCATGAACCGCCTGTTCCACGGCTATGCGCCGTACAAGGGTGAGATCCAGGGCCGCCGCAACGGCGTGCTGATCTCCAACGACCAGGGCGAAGCGGTCGCCTACGCCATGTTCAAGCTGGAAGACCGCGGCCCGATGATGATCGAGCCGGGCTGGAAGGTCTACAAGGGCATGATCGTCGGCGAGCACACCCGCGACAACGATCTCGAGATCAACGTGCTCAAGGGCAAGCAGCTCACCAACATCCGCACCACCTCGAAGGACGAAGCGGTGCGCCTGACCCCGCCGATCCGCATGACGCTGGAAAAGGCGCTCGCCTATATCGAGGACGACGAGCTCGTCGAGGTCACGCCGAAGTCGATCCGCCTGCGCAAGAAGCACCTCGACCCGAACGAACGCAAGCGCGCCGAAAAGGCCAAGGAGGCGGTGGCTTAA
- a CDS encoding SDR family oxidoreductase, with product MFETGLLKGKRILVTGGGSGLGAAMGRRFLALGAELVICGRKLDRLEATASEMRAATSGKVTTVTCDVRDGAAVDAMMDTIWREAPLDILVNNAAATFIAQSEHLSFRAADAILAPTLHGAMYCTLAAGKRWIEGAHNGVVLSILSTSTITGRAFTVPSAMAKSAVLAMTKSLAVEWGPKGIRTVAIAPGPFPTAGASGQLRPEGRDEGWTTHNPLGRVGQHSELADLASFLVSDRAGYINGEMVVIDGGAHLRSSGAEDLLQWTDAQWAEQRAARSKS from the coding sequence ATGTTTGAAACAGGTCTGCTCAAGGGAAAGCGCATCCTCGTCACCGGCGGCGGCTCCGGGCTTGGCGCTGCGATGGGACGCCGCTTCCTCGCGCTCGGCGCCGAGCTCGTGATCTGCGGGCGCAAGCTCGACCGTCTCGAAGCAACCGCGAGCGAGATGCGCGCTGCGACCAGCGGCAAGGTCACGACCGTGACGTGCGATGTTCGCGATGGTGCCGCGGTCGATGCGATGATGGACACGATCTGGCGCGAGGCGCCGCTCGACATTCTCGTCAACAACGCTGCCGCGACCTTCATCGCGCAAAGTGAGCATCTGTCGTTCCGCGCGGCCGATGCGATTCTGGCGCCGACACTGCATGGCGCGATGTACTGCACGCTCGCCGCCGGCAAGCGCTGGATCGAAGGTGCGCACAATGGCGTCGTGCTCTCGATCCTCTCGACCTCGACCATTACCGGGCGCGCCTTCACCGTCCCTTCCGCGATGGCCAAATCGGCGGTGCTGGCGATGACCAAGAGCCTCGCGGTGGAATGGGGCCCGAAGGGCATCCGCACGGTCGCGATCGCACCGGGACCGTTCCCCACCGCCGGTGCGTCGGGGCAGCTCCGCCCCGAGGGCCGCGACGAAGGTTGGACCACCCACAACCCGCTCGGACGCGTCGGCCAGCATAGCGAGCTGGCCGACCTCGCCAGCTTCCTGGTCTCGGACCGCGCCGGATACATCAACGGTGAGATGGTGGTGATCGACGGCGGCGCCCATTTGCGCAGTTCCGGCGCCGAGGACCTGTTGCAATGGACTGATGCGCAGTGGGCGGAACAGCGCGCCGCGCGGTCCAAAAGCTGA
- a CDS encoding Crp/Fnr family transcriptional regulator: MDARISKTSEIESRPANNLLRRLNAADYALLAPHVAVDDVGASHLLYNPGDDVQVVHFPCGPSLATFLVPNEDGRDVETILVGREGAVGGIVSEGFLPAYTRICVKFGGPFARIHVGRLEAAKARSPSLRNIFARYADCMLAQIFQSTACNAIHSIEQRTAKWIIAAMERTGDERSVPLTHEQLATLLGVGRSYASRVLQSFKAEGVLDTRRGSILVRNHDGLRLRACLCNDAVKLHFEEVLRGVYPTEEPESHAS, encoded by the coding sequence ATGGATGCACGGATCAGCAAGACGAGCGAGATCGAGAGCCGCCCGGCCAACAATCTGCTTCGGCGCTTGAACGCCGCGGATTATGCGCTGCTCGCACCCCATGTCGCCGTTGACGACGTCGGTGCGAGCCATCTGCTCTACAATCCCGGAGACGACGTCCAGGTCGTGCACTTTCCGTGCGGGCCGTCGCTCGCGACGTTCCTCGTTCCTAATGAGGACGGCCGCGACGTCGAGACCATTTTGGTCGGCCGCGAAGGCGCCGTCGGCGGCATCGTTAGCGAAGGATTTCTGCCGGCCTACACGCGCATCTGCGTGAAGTTCGGCGGACCATTCGCACGCATTCACGTCGGCAGGCTTGAAGCGGCCAAGGCGCGCTCGCCGTCGCTGCGCAACATCTTCGCGCGCTACGCCGATTGCATGCTGGCGCAGATCTTCCAGTCGACCGCCTGCAACGCGATTCATTCGATCGAGCAGCGCACGGCCAAATGGATCATCGCCGCGATGGAGCGAACCGGCGACGAGCGCAGCGTGCCGCTGACGCATGAGCAGCTCGCCACCTTGCTCGGCGTGGGGCGCAGCTATGCCAGCCGCGTGCTGCAGTCGTTCAAGGCCGAAGGCGTGCTCGACACGCGGCGCGGCTCGATCCTGGTCCGCAATCATGACGGCCTGCGCCTGCGCGCCTGTCTCTGCAACGACGCCGTGAAGCTGCATTTCGAGGAGGTGCTGCGCGGGGTCTATCCGACCGAGGAGCCGGAGAGCCACGCAAGCTGA